In one Niveibacterium umoris genomic region, the following are encoded:
- a CDS encoding glutathione S-transferase gives MRLIASLTSPYARKIRVLLHEKGLPFALIPDNPHEPANMVSQHNPLGKVPALIADDGRAWFDSPVIAEYLETLAAAPYFLPADRLAAVEVKQVEALADGITDAGVLVLLEARRPAAQQSEAWRARHWGKVEHGLAALDTAIAGRDWFVGSGMTLADIAVGCMWGWLNFRFPQADLASRYPALAAWGAMLLARPAFVQTQPPA, from the coding sequence ATGCGACTGATCGCCTCGCTCACCAGCCCTTATGCCCGCAAGATCCGCGTGCTGCTGCACGAAAAGGGCCTGCCCTTCGCGCTGATTCCCGACAACCCGCACGAGCCGGCGAACATGGTCAGCCAGCACAACCCGCTCGGCAAGGTGCCAGCGCTGATCGCGGACGATGGCCGCGCGTGGTTCGATTCGCCGGTGATCGCGGAGTACCTCGAAACGCTCGCCGCCGCGCCCTACTTCCTGCCGGCCGATCGCCTCGCGGCGGTCGAGGTGAAACAGGTGGAAGCGCTCGCCGACGGCATTACCGATGCCGGCGTGCTGGTGCTGCTCGAAGCTCGTCGCCCCGCCGCTCAGCAGAGCGAGGCCTGGCGCGCGCGGCACTGGGGCAAGGTGGAACACGGCCTCGCCGCACTCGACACCGCCATCGCCGGCCGTGACTGGTTCGTCGGCAGCGGAATGACGCTGGCCGACATTGCCGTCGGCTGCATGTGGGGCTGGCTCAACTTCCGCTTTCCGCAGGCGGATCTGGCGTCGCGCTATCCGGCCCTGGCCGCCTGGGGTGCCATGCTGCTTGCACGCCCGGCCTTCGTGCAAACGCAACCGCCGGCATGA
- a CDS encoding SEL1-like repeat protein, translating to MNSLIKRTLLHLGATLIWCLVALSGAQARFDQPTFDLSRVTGEQTPTELIEPAEEGNTHAQYVLGVLYLEGIGVPPNARTAAEWFRKAAESGHAEAQNALGVCYSHGRGVVKDQALAVEWLRKAAAQGHSGAAFNLGVLFDTGVGVAHNPQQAAMWYEKAMDSGDVRAAVNLAMLRKETMVSEERVAAGMNWLQKSAAQGNSDAQNLLGLCYVRGENVVQDFSRAAYWFRKAAEQGHASGQYHLGLSYARGLGVERDDHKAVEWYRRAAEQGSADGQINLADMYNKGKGIPKDQSIAASWYRKAAESGDAVGQFNLGMMYLKGHGVTLDLKEAVFWFRKSAEQGDRDAQFCLGRAYRDGAGIGQDLVEAVAWFRKAADQGDRGAQRSLAMAYMKGRGVGQDYGKALSLFIEGAADGNASAENNIGHIYENGLGVPMDPSQAIAWYRKAANSGNKEAQSNLGRAYRDGFGVDQNAKLAAEWFRKSADQNDAEASFHLSRLYASGTGVELDSVTALRYLTISATGGYADAQRVLGAQFLTGRDVRKDTVTGYAWLIIANKGGSPQSDADHEVAEVINRMTATEIEEARRLAEAWRPGDTLERRSEPTTMSGP from the coding sequence ATGAATTCGCTAATCAAGCGCACTCTATTGCACCTTGGTGCAACACTTATCTGGTGCCTCGTTGCTCTCAGCGGGGCGCAGGCTCGTTTTGATCAACCCACTTTTGATCTTTCTCGGGTCACCGGGGAGCAAACACCGACTGAATTGATAGAGCCAGCAGAAGAGGGGAACACCCACGCGCAATACGTGCTTGGCGTGCTCTATCTGGAAGGCATTGGCGTTCCGCCAAACGCACGCACTGCTGCCGAGTGGTTCCGCAAGGCCGCCGAAAGTGGGCACGCAGAAGCGCAAAACGCGCTAGGCGTCTGCTATTCCCATGGCCGCGGCGTTGTAAAGGATCAAGCACTCGCCGTCGAGTGGCTGCGAAAGGCAGCCGCGCAAGGACACAGTGGCGCAGCTTTCAACCTTGGCGTGCTCTTCGACACCGGGGTAGGTGTCGCGCATAACCCTCAACAAGCGGCCATGTGGTACGAGAAGGCAATGGATAGCGGCGACGTACGCGCTGCGGTCAACCTTGCGATGCTTCGTAAGGAGACCATGGTCAGCGAAGAGCGCGTTGCTGCTGGGATGAACTGGCTTCAGAAGAGCGCTGCACAAGGGAACAGCGATGCTCAAAACTTACTCGGCCTTTGCTACGTTCGTGGCGAAAACGTCGTTCAAGATTTCTCTCGCGCGGCATACTGGTTCCGTAAAGCCGCTGAACAAGGTCACGCCAGCGGCCAGTATCACTTAGGTTTGAGCTATGCACGGGGCCTTGGCGTAGAGCGAGACGACCACAAAGCGGTCGAGTGGTATCGCAGGGCGGCAGAGCAAGGCAGTGCAGATGGACAGATCAACCTTGCCGATATGTATAACAAAGGCAAAGGCATTCCTAAGGATCAATCGATCGCTGCGTCCTGGTATCGCAAAGCTGCGGAGAGTGGAGATGCCGTCGGACAATTCAACCTTGGCATGATGTACTTGAAAGGGCATGGCGTAACTTTGGACCTGAAAGAAGCCGTCTTCTGGTTCCGGAAGTCTGCGGAACAGGGCGACCGCGATGCCCAGTTTTGCCTCGGCCGTGCCTATCGCGATGGTGCTGGCATTGGACAAGACTTAGTGGAGGCGGTTGCGTGGTTCCGCAAAGCCGCAGACCAAGGAGATCGCGGCGCACAACGAAGCCTAGCCATGGCGTACATGAAGGGCCGCGGCGTCGGTCAAGATTACGGAAAAGCGCTCAGTCTGTTTATCGAGGGGGCCGCCGACGGCAACGCGAGCGCCGAGAACAATATCGGCCATATTTACGAAAATGGGTTGGGAGTTCCTATGGACCCCAGCCAAGCGATAGCGTGGTATCGCAAAGCGGCAAACTCGGGAAATAAGGAAGCGCAGAGCAATCTCGGACGAGCATATCGTGACGGGTTTGGCGTTGACCAGAATGCAAAATTGGCCGCCGAATGGTTCAGAAAATCCGCGGACCAAAATGACGCCGAGGCTAGCTTTCACCTCTCTCGACTGTATGCCAGCGGAACAGGTGTCGAACTGGATAGCGTCACTGCTCTGCGTTATTTGACGATTTCTGCAACAGGCGGTTATGCCGACGCCCAACGCGTCCTTGGTGCGCAGTTCCTGACCGGGCGTGACGTCCGAAAAGACACCGTTACCGGATACGCTTGGCTGATCATTGCGAACAAAGGAGGTAGTCCTCAATCGGACGCCGACCACGAGGTCGCCGAAGTAATCAACCGGATGACTGCCACGGAAATCGAAGAGGCGCGGCGCTTGGCCGAAGCGTGGCGTCCCGGCGATACGCTGGAGCGCCGGAGTGAGCCCACAACTATGTCAGGACCCTAG
- a CDS encoding alpha/beta hydrolase, whose amino-acid sequence MRKALATEKLLVDGPAGQIEVLRDTPEGAHGLAIVAHPHPLFGGTNTNKVAHTLARTLRDLGYCTLRPNFRGVGESAGTHDHGDGESGDLLALIDWAQAQYGDGPLVLAGFSFGAFVQTRVAKRLAAAGRPVKRLILVGTASGFIEGARTYDTEAVTPDTIVIHGNRDETVPLENVLAWAEPLQVPVVVVPGADHFFHTRLHILRDIIVRAWRE is encoded by the coding sequence ATGAGGAAGGCACTTGCAACCGAAAAGCTGCTCGTCGATGGGCCGGCGGGCCAGATCGAGGTGCTGCGTGACACCCCCGAAGGCGCGCACGGGCTCGCGATCGTCGCCCACCCGCACCCGCTCTTCGGCGGCACCAACACCAACAAGGTCGCGCATACGCTGGCGCGCACGCTGCGCGATCTGGGCTATTGCACGCTGCGACCGAATTTTCGCGGCGTCGGCGAAAGCGCCGGTACGCACGACCATGGCGACGGCGAATCCGGCGACCTGCTGGCGCTGATCGACTGGGCGCAGGCGCAGTACGGCGATGGCCCGCTGGTGCTGGCCGGGTTCTCCTTCGGCGCCTTCGTGCAGACCCGCGTTGCAAAACGGCTTGCCGCAGCCGGGCGGCCTGTGAAGCGGCTGATCCTGGTCGGCACCGCGTCGGGTTTCATCGAAGGCGCGCGCACCTACGACACCGAGGCGGTCACGCCCGACACCATCGTGATCCACGGCAATCGCGATGAAACGGTGCCGCTGGAAAACGTGCTGGCCTGGGCCGAGCCGCTGCAGGTGCCGGTGGTGGTGGTGCCGGGCGCGGACCATTTCTTCCACACCCGCCTTCACATCCTGCGCGACATCATCGTGCGCGCCTGGCGCGAGTAG
- the uvrA gene encoding excinuclease ABC subunit UvrA, with amino-acid sequence MTTPGPDTIQIRGARQNNLKNLDLDIPTGELVVVTGPSGSGKSSLVFDTLYAEGQRRYVETFSPYARQFLDRMDKPQVDRIDGVPPAIAIDQTNPVRTSRSTVGTMTELNDHLKLLFARCGHLHCKRCGAPVKRDSSESIAAALAERTQAEDPRLALVAPVAIPANFSEAEIRAALEAQGYARMQPVGERTMAVVVDRFRFSNAEPARLAEALEAALRLANGRVEVHVGGEVVADASKPVWKFSSDLHCAECDIHYADPTPAHFSFNSAVGACEACRGFGRVIGIDPGLIIPDESKSLADGAIKPWQTESYKECQTDLAKFAKKRGVAMDIPWRDLPEEHRRWVFEGDEGWVNWDKSWPGKWYGVRHFFDWLETKAYKMHIRVLLSRYRAYTPCTVCDGARLKTEPLLWRVGSREEADRALAPNLRRFRPHGVTMRAEVLDTLPGLNVQDVMQLPIARAKQFFDTLALPGALDQATEQLMGEIRSRLGFLCDVGLSYLTLDRQSRTLSGGEVQRINLTTALGTSLVNTLFVLDEPSIGLHPRDMDRINGVMHRLRDAGNSLIVVEHDPAVMFAADRILDIGPGPGKQGGEIVFWGSPDELRARTDTLTAQYLGGHRRVDAGLTPREVADWTPRLTLRGASANNLRGVDLALPLHRFVAVTGVSGSGKSTLIQDVLYPALQKHFGEATEAPGAFDAIDGLDEITGVVMVDQTQIGKTTRSNPASYVGAFDSIRKRYAALPEAAQRGYTAGTFSFNAGDGRCPTCGGNGFEHVEMQFLSDVYIRCPDCDGRRFRAEVMEVKLEGRSIADVLDMTVAEALDFFSKDGELARALQPLVDVGLDYLTLGQPVPTLSGGEAQRLKLAGHLAQTAEALYRKGAAKKKAPAKEHLLFLFDEPTTGLHFDDVAKLLRALSKLVDAGHSVLVIEHNLDVIAAADWVVDLGPEGGDGGGVIVFEGTPSALQQSDTHTGRALADYLVRLTAPAQLGKAAGKAKRVGAAAAANDVSARLVAEPKHRYLPARRDAIGVVRAREHNLKNVSVEIPHRRFTVVTGVSGSGKSTLAFDIVFAEGQRRYLESLNAYARQFVQPAAKPDVDAIHGIPPTVAIEQRTSRGGRKSTVGTLTEIHHFLRLMFVKLGTQHCPDCDCAIEPQSPDAIAARLLRDYKGREVTLAAPLVINRKGLYTDLAKWAASKGYAQLRVDGDLLPTKPWPRLDRFKEHIIELPVATLKVGARNEAELRDALAKALEFGKGVLHLIDGEQVVVFSTKRACPSCGISFPELDPRLFSYNSKHGWCPDCMGTGNTLPKWLRDAMRDPEGDATAAEFTGLRYEGEAGEDEEVEPETECAACEGARLNPTALAVRYRDNSIADYAHLSVEGLANWIGTLKLAGREAEIGRDIVAELKSRLAFLKDVGLGYLALDRAAPTLSGGEAQRIRLASQLGTNLRGVCYVLDEPSIGLHPRDNAMLLDTLHALEAKGNTVVVVEHDEETIRRAHHVIDMGPGAGTRGGNIVAEGDAAALMAVPESVTGRTLRAPLAHPLQPARKVDAETPMVTVEGAALHNLKNVTAQIPLGRLIVVTGVSGSGKSTLARDVLHKNLRRLVATQAFNSRTKGAKVVLEGCEAVTGWQPVGRVLEVDQTPIGKTPRSCPATYIGFWDAIRKLYADSETARLRGWAPGRFSFNTAGGRCDACDGQGQRTVEMSFLPDVKVPCDVCNGARFNTDTLSATWRGKSIADVLAMEIDEAVDFFAAHPVIQHPLKLLQDVGLGYLTLGQPSPTLSGGEAQRIKLVTELVKVKTDPAARARARTPHTLYVLDEPTVGLHMADVEKLIHVLHRLVDAGNTVLVIEHDLDVMAEADWIVDLGPEGGDGGGEIVFAGPVAKCVKAKTHTGRALKGFLASRVRQM; translated from the coding sequence ATGACGACCCCCGGTCCCGACACGATCCAGATCCGCGGCGCCCGCCAGAACAACCTGAAGAACCTCGACCTCGACATCCCCACCGGCGAGCTGGTCGTGGTGACCGGGCCGTCCGGTTCGGGCAAGAGTTCGCTGGTGTTCGACACGCTCTACGCCGAGGGCCAGCGGCGCTACGTCGAGACCTTCTCGCCCTACGCGCGGCAGTTCCTCGACCGCATGGACAAGCCGCAGGTGGACCGCATCGACGGCGTGCCGCCCGCGATCGCCATCGACCAGACCAACCCGGTGCGCACCTCGCGCTCCACGGTCGGCACGATGACCGAGCTCAACGACCACCTGAAGCTCTTGTTCGCCCGCTGCGGCCACCTGCACTGCAAGCGCTGCGGCGCGCCGGTGAAGCGCGACAGCTCGGAGAGCATCGCGGCGGCGCTGGCCGAGCGTACCCAAGCTGAAGACCCGCGCCTCGCGCTGGTCGCGCCGGTGGCGATTCCGGCCAACTTCAGCGAGGCCGAGATCCGCGCCGCGCTCGAAGCGCAGGGTTATGCGCGGATGCAACCGGTGGGCGAGCGCACGATGGCGGTGGTGGTCGACCGCTTCCGCTTCTCCAACGCCGAGCCCGCACGTCTGGCCGAGGCGCTGGAGGCGGCGCTGCGGCTCGCGAACGGCCGTGTCGAGGTGCATGTCGGTGGCGAGGTCGTGGCCGATGCGAGCAAGCCGGTCTGGAAGTTCTCCAGCGATCTGCACTGCGCCGAGTGCGACATCCACTACGCCGACCCCACGCCGGCGCACTTCTCCTTCAACAGCGCGGTGGGCGCCTGCGAGGCCTGCCGCGGTTTCGGCCGCGTCATCGGCATCGATCCCGGCCTGATCATCCCCGACGAGTCGAAGAGCCTCGCCGATGGCGCGATCAAGCCCTGGCAGACCGAGAGCTACAAGGAATGCCAGACCGACCTCGCCAAGTTCGCCAAGAAGCGCGGCGTGGCGATGGACATCCCCTGGCGCGACCTGCCCGAGGAGCACCGCCGCTGGGTCTTCGAGGGCGACGAGGGCTGGGTGAATTGGGACAAGTCCTGGCCGGGCAAGTGGTACGGCGTGCGCCACTTCTTCGACTGGCTGGAGACCAAGGCCTACAAGATGCACATCCGGGTGCTGCTGTCGCGCTATCGCGCCTACACCCCCTGCACCGTGTGCGACGGCGCGCGGCTCAAGACCGAGCCGCTGCTGTGGCGCGTCGGCAGCCGCGAAGAAGCAGATCGCGCGCTGGCGCCGAACCTGCGCCGCTTCCGTCCGCACGGGGTAACGATGCGCGCCGAGGTCCTCGACACGCTGCCCGGCCTGAACGTGCAGGACGTGATGCAGCTGCCGATTGCGCGCGCCAAGCAGTTTTTCGACACCCTCGCGCTGCCCGGCGCACTGGACCAGGCGACCGAGCAGCTGATGGGCGAGATCCGCAGCCGCCTCGGCTTCCTCTGCGACGTGGGGCTGTCATACCTCACGCTGGACCGCCAGAGCCGCACGCTCTCCGGCGGCGAGGTGCAGCGCATCAACCTCACCACCGCGCTGGGCACCTCGCTGGTAAACACGCTCTTCGTGCTCGACGAACCCTCCATCGGCCTGCACCCGCGCGACATGGACCGCATCAACGGTGTCATGCACCGCCTGCGCGACGCCGGCAATTCGTTGATCGTCGTCGAGCACGACCCGGCGGTGATGTTCGCCGCCGACCGCATTCTCGACATCGGCCCCGGCCCGGGCAAGCAGGGCGGCGAGATCGTGTTCTGGGGCTCGCCTGATGAACTGCGCGCACGCACCGACACGCTCACCGCGCAATACCTCGGCGGCCACCGTCGCGTCGATGCCGGCCTCACACCGCGCGAAGTCGCCGACTGGACGCCGCGCCTCACGCTGCGCGGTGCAAGCGCGAACAACCTGCGTGGCGTCGACCTCGCGCTGCCACTGCACCGCTTCGTCGCGGTCACCGGCGTGTCGGGCTCGGGCAAGTCCACGCTGATCCAGGACGTGCTCTACCCCGCGCTGCAGAAGCATTTCGGCGAAGCCACCGAAGCGCCCGGCGCCTTCGACGCGATTGACGGGCTGGACGAAATCACCGGCGTCGTCATGGTCGACCAGACGCAGATCGGCAAGACCACGCGCTCCAACCCGGCCAGCTACGTCGGCGCCTTCGACAGCATCCGCAAGCGCTACGCCGCGCTGCCCGAAGCCGCACAGCGTGGCTACACCGCAGGCACCTTCTCGTTCAACGCCGGCGACGGCCGCTGCCCCACCTGTGGTGGCAACGGCTTCGAGCACGTCGAGATGCAGTTCCTCTCCGACGTCTACATCCGCTGCCCGGACTGCGACGGCCGCCGCTTCCGCGCCGAAGTCATGGAGGTGAAGCTCGAAGGCAGATCGATCGCTGACGTGCTCGACATGACGGTGGCCGAAGCGCTGGACTTCTTCTCGAAGGACGGCGAACTCGCCCGCGCGCTGCAGCCGCTGGTCGACGTGGGGCTGGACTACCTCACGCTCGGCCAGCCCGTGCCCACGCTCTCCGGCGGCGAGGCGCAGCGCCTCAAGCTCGCAGGCCACCTCGCGCAGACCGCCGAGGCGCTGTACCGCAAGGGCGCGGCGAAGAAGAAAGCTCCGGCGAAAGAGCACCTGCTGTTCCTCTTCGACGAACCCACCACCGGCTTGCACTTCGATGACGTCGCCAAGCTGCTGCGCGCGCTCTCCAAGCTCGTCGATGCCGGCCACTCGGTGCTGGTGATCGAGCACAACCTCGATGTGATCGCCGCCGCCGACTGGGTGGTGGACCTCGGCCCCGAGGGTGGCGACGGCGGTGGTGTCATCGTCTTCGAGGGCACCCCGTCCGCCCTGCAGCAGTCCGACACCCACACCGGCCGCGCGCTGGCCGATTACCTGGTGCGCCTCACCGCGCCCGCGCAGCTCGGCAAGGCCGCAGGCAAAGCCAAGCGCGTGGGGGCCGCTGCGGCGGCTAACGACGTGAGCGCCCGCCTCGTCGCCGAACCGAAACACCGCTACCTGCCCGCGCGGCGCGACGCCATCGGCGTGGTGCGCGCACGTGAGCACAACCTGAAGAACGTTTCGGTCGAGATTCCGCACCGCCGCTTCACCGTGGTCACCGGCGTGTCGGGTTCCGGCAAGTCCACGCTGGCCTTCGACATCGTCTTCGCCGAAGGCCAGCGCCGCTACCTCGAATCGCTCAACGCCTATGCGCGGCAGTTCGTGCAGCCGGCCGCCAAGCCCGATGTCGACGCCATCCACGGCATTCCGCCCACGGTGGCGATCGAGCAGCGCACCAGCCGCGGCGGGCGCAAGAGCACGGTCGGCACGCTCACCGAAATCCACCACTTCCTGCGCCTGATGTTCGTGAAGCTGGGCACCCAGCACTGCCCCGACTGCGACTGCGCGATCGAGCCGCAATCGCCAGACGCCATCGCCGCGCGCCTGCTGCGCGACTACAAGGGCCGCGAGGTCACGCTCGCCGCGCCGCTGGTCATCAACCGCAAGGGTCTCTACACCGACCTCGCGAAGTGGGCCGCCAGCAAGGGCTACGCCCAGCTGCGGGTGGACGGCGACTTGCTGCCCACCAAGCCCTGGCCGCGTCTGGACCGCTTCAAGGAACACATCATCGAGCTGCCGGTCGCTACGCTGAAAGTCGGCGCCCGCAACGAGGCCGAGCTGCGCGACGCGCTCGCCAAGGCGCTGGAGTTCGGCAAGGGCGTGCTGCACCTCATCGACGGCGAACAGGTCGTTGTGTTCTCCACCAAGCGTGCGTGTCCGAGCTGCGGCATCAGCTTCCCGGAACTCGACCCGCGCCTCTTCTCCTACAACTCCAAGCACGGCTGGTGCCCTGACTGCATGGGCACCGGCAACACGCTGCCCAAGTGGCTGCGCGACGCGATGCGCGACCCCGAGGGCGACGCCACCGCGGCCGAGTTCACCGGCCTGCGCTACGAAGGCGAAGCGGGCGAAGACGAAGAGGTCGAGCCCGAAACTGAATGCGCCGCCTGCGAAGGTGCGCGGCTTAACCCCACCGCGCTGGCGGTGCGCTACCGCGACAACAGCATCGCGGACTATGCGCACCTGTCGGTCGAAGGGCTGGCCAACTGGATCGGCACGCTCAAGCTCGCCGGCCGCGAGGCCGAGATCGGCCGCGACATCGTCGCCGAACTCAAGTCGCGCCTCGCCTTCCTGAAAGACGTAGGCCTCGGCTACCTCGCGCTCGATCGCGCCGCGCCCACGCTCTCGGGCGGCGAGGCGCAGCGCATCCGCCTTGCCTCGCAGCTGGGCACCAACCTGCGTGGCGTCTGCTACGTGCTCGACGAACCCTCGATCGGCCTGCACCCGCGCGACAACGCCATGCTGCTCGACACGCTGCACGCGCTCGAAGCCAAGGGCAACACCGTGGTCGTGGTCGAGCACGACGAAGAGACCATCCGCCGTGCCCACCACGTCATCGACATGGGCCCCGGCGCCGGCACGCGCGGCGGCAACATCGTCGCGGAAGGCGATGCGGCGGCGCTGATGGCGGTGCCCGAATCGGTCACCGGCCGCACGCTGCGCGCGCCGCTCGCGCACCCCCTGCAACCGGCGCGCAAGGTCGATGCCGAGACGCCCATGGTCACCGTCGAAGGCGCGGCGCTGCATAACCTGAAGAACGTCACCGCGCAGATCCCGCTCGGCCGCCTCATCGTCGTCACTGGCGTGTCGGGTTCGGGCAAGTCCACGCTCGCGCGCGACGTGCTGCACAAGAACCTGCGCCGCCTCGTCGCCACGCAGGCCTTCAACAGCCGCACCAAGGGCGCCAAGGTGGTGCTGGAAGGCTGCGAGGCGGTCACCGGCTGGCAGCCGGTCGGCCGCGTGCTCGAAGTCGACCAGACCCCGATCGGAAAAACGCCGCGCTCCTGCCCGGCCACCTACATCGGCTTCTGGGACGCCATCCGCAAGCTCTACGCCGACTCCGAAACCGCGCGTCTGCGCGGCTGGGCGCCGGGCCGCTTCTCCTTCAACACCGCCGGCGGCCGCTGCGACGCCTGCGACGGCCAGGGCCAGCGCACCGTCGAGATGAGTTTCCTGCCCGACGTCAAAGTGCCGTGCGACGTCTGCAACGGCGCGCGCTTCAACACCGACACCCTCAGCGCCACCTGGCGCGGCAAGAGCATCGCCGACGTGCTGGCGATGGAGATCGACGAAGCCGTCGACTTCTTCGCCGCCCACCCGGTCATCCAGCACCCGCTGAAGCTCTTGCAGGACGTCGGCCTCGGCTACCTCACCCTCGGCCAGCCCTCACCCACGCTCTCCGGCGGCGAAGCGCAGCGCATCAAGCTCGTCACCGAGCTGGTCAAGGTCAAGACCGACCCCGCCGCGCGCGCCCGCGCCAGGACCCCGCACACGCTCTACGTGCTCGATGAACCGACGGTGGGCCTGCACATGGCCGACGTCGAAAAACTCATCCACGTCCTCCACCGCCTCGTCGACGCCGGCAACACCGTGCTCGTCATCGAACACGACCTCGACGTCATGGCCGAAGCGGACTGGATCGTGGACCTCGGTCCCGAAGGCGGCGACGGCGGCGGCGAAATCGTCTTCGCCGGGCCGGTGGCGAAATGCGTCAAGGCGAAGACGCATACGGGGCGGGCGTTGAAGGGGTTTCTCGCTTCGCGGGTGCGACAAATGTAG
- a CDS encoding polysaccharide deacetylase, producing the protein MTVPKAQPPVCPAVTRVSPPRADAPCTDVVLGFDVEVWADGWGNVDATVGAAFRRRIYGHSRESGAGLQAALRILSENGLHAVFFVEPLFAARVGESYLAEIVELILRHGQEVQLHMHAEWAYELRDRQFRGVTLLARTRNISDLPVEAQRTAIRLGLDLVEGCGAPRPIAFRAGSYYFRRETLGLLAENGIRFDSSLNLSESRSGPDLGEYRVPRVSAIDGLIEVPIAQVVPWVMRARQAQIGGCGLAELTRLVRHAADTQSGPVVIVSHNNEMLHRVSGRPDAYVVRRFEAFCRWLSRTPGIRTTGFTDMSDAVLGGDVPVLRHAPLANLARDIEQRWRRWRYY; encoded by the coding sequence ATGACTGTGCCAAAAGCCCAGCCGCCCGTTTGCCCGGCCGTAACCCGCGTCTCCCCGCCGCGTGCGGATGCGCCGTGCACCGACGTCGTGCTGGGTTTCGACGTCGAGGTCTGGGCCGACGGCTGGGGCAACGTCGATGCCACCGTAGGGGCCGCATTCCGGCGGCGCATCTACGGCCACTCCCGCGAATCCGGCGCCGGTCTGCAGGCGGCGCTTCGCATACTGAGCGAGAACGGGCTGCACGCGGTCTTCTTCGTCGAGCCCCTGTTCGCCGCGCGCGTGGGTGAAAGCTACCTCGCCGAGATCGTGGAACTGATCCTGCGCCACGGACAGGAAGTCCAGCTGCACATGCATGCGGAATGGGCCTATGAACTGCGCGACCGCCAGTTCCGCGGCGTCACTCTGCTCGCCCGCACCCGCAACATCTCCGACCTGCCGGTTGAGGCACAACGCACCGCGATCCGGCTCGGGCTCGATCTTGTCGAAGGTTGCGGCGCCCCACGGCCGATCGCCTTCCGCGCCGGCAGCTACTACTTCCGGCGCGAGACCCTCGGGCTTCTGGCGGAAAACGGCATCCGCTTCGACTCCAGCCTCAACCTCAGCGAGAGCAGATCGGGGCCGGATCTCGGCGAATACCGCGTGCCGCGGGTGAGCGCCATCGACGGCCTGATCGAAGTACCGATCGCGCAGGTCGTGCCATGGGTAATGCGCGCCCGCCAGGCGCAGATTGGGGGCTGCGGACTGGCCGAACTTACCCGTTTGGTACGCCATGCCGCCGACACGCAGTCGGGGCCGGTCGTCATTGTGTCGCACAACAATGAGATGCTGCACCGGGTGAGCGGTCGGCCGGACGCCTATGTCGTGCGCCGTTTCGAGGCCTTCTGCCGCTGGCTCAGCCGCACGCCGGGTATCCGCACCACCGGCTTCACCGACATGAGCGATGCGGTGCTGGGCGGCGACGTCCCGGTGCTGCGCCACGCCCCGCTGGCCAACCTGGCGCGGGACATCGAGCAGCGCTGGCGTCGCTGGCGCTACTACTGA
- a CDS encoding RidA family protein, producing MSTSAPSSRDETLRQLAAEVGLDIDTPFRAVPRYEVAVLHAETLYISGQIPRVGDQLAVCGRAGEVSLEDARRAARICVLRALAIARQQIGSLDRLVRVLRMNVFVQSAADFTQQSEVADAASDILYALLAPDGGHTRTSVGVAQLPKDATVEIDLTAAVRPSVA from the coding sequence ATGAGTACGTCCGCACCCTCGAGCCGCGACGAGACCCTGCGGCAGCTGGCAGCGGAAGTCGGACTCGACATCGACACGCCCTTCCGCGCAGTGCCACGCTACGAAGTGGCGGTGCTTCATGCCGAGACGCTCTACATCAGCGGCCAGATCCCGCGCGTCGGCGACCAGCTCGCGGTGTGCGGCCGCGCAGGTGAGGTGTCGCTGGAGGATGCCCGTCGCGCCGCCCGCATCTGCGTGCTGCGCGCATTGGCGATCGCGCGCCAGCAAATCGGTTCGCTGGATCGCCTCGTGCGGGTGCTGCGGATGAACGTGTTCGTGCAATCGGCAGCCGATTTCACACAGCAGAGCGAGGTCGCCGACGCCGCGTCGGACATCCTGTATGCGCTGCTGGCACCGGATGGCGGCCACACCCGAACCTCGGTCGGCGTCGCGCAGTTGCCGAAGGACGCGACGGTCGAAATCGATCTCACCGCGGCGGTTCGGCCCAGCGTGGCCTGA
- a CDS encoding (2Fe-2S) ferredoxin domain-containing protein has protein sequence MSYFKHHVFFCCNQRPEGESCCANHGAVALQTYAKDRIKALKLNGPGEVRMNKAGCLDRCDEGPVLVVYPDETWYTYVDKSDIDEIIDSHIVGGKVVERLKLK, from the coding sequence ATGAGCTACTTCAAGCACCACGTCTTCTTTTGCTGCAACCAGCGCCCGGAGGGCGAAAGTTGCTGCGCCAACCACGGCGCGGTCGCACTGCAGACCTACGCGAAGGACCGCATCAAGGCACTGAAACTCAACGGGCCGGGCGAGGTCCGCATGAACAAGGCCGGCTGCCTGGACCGCTGCGACGAAGGGCCGGTGCTGGTGGTGTACCCGGACGAGACCTGGTACACCTACGTCGACAAATCTGACATCGATGAAATCATCGACTCGCACATCGTCGGCGGGAAGGTTGTGGAACGGCTGAAGCTCAAATGA